GTGCATTGTATGCATTATCTCTTCATTCTGCCATccacttaaaaataatttaacatccttcctcctgtaacaagaaaaCAACATATATTAGCCATGGCTTATCAGAAAAAGTTGTCCATGGAACTGTGATTAATTGCTTTATTTCTGATAGAAGAAAAAAAGGGATAACTAATTAGAAAAGGGGGATAGGGGGGAAGCCAAGGGGATGGGTAGTTTATGCTTTTTGTTTGTGAGCGCCTCTAGAAAGGAGCAGAAGTAAAAGATATTGCAGATGAGAAGGTTTACACAATTCTGTCTCAAATTCCCAGTTGTGACTAGTTTAAAAGAGATTAAAAAAAACCCACAAAGAAGCTACAAACCCTAAAAACACAACCTGTCAGTCTCTTCTATTAATCTAGAATcattgaaagaaaagttcaaagaaAGAGAATTTAAATGCGTCTCTTTTTCCAACAATTATATCATAAACAAGCCAAAGGGAGATTGCATAACAGCAATATCAAAATAGAAATAGACATAGAATTAAAAGCAAGAGAATATGCATAATTGAAGTTTTGTTCTTGCAGAATGATGGGAAAAAGTTATTGTGGTTAAAAAGGAGAATATCGCAACTTCCCTTGATTTTCTTAATGCAGAATCTGCACAGAACAGCCAATGAAGCAGACAAAGCAACTCTGGTAGGTGCAACAATCCTtgctaagaaaaaaaattacatacctGCTTAGACAAAGTTCAGTCATTAGAAACACTGTATTTCTTCTAGAATTAGTCTGCTTGCTATGGAGTAGATCAAAGAGACTCTGTCTATCAATTTTTCTAGCTATCTGATTTCTGCAACTTCCATCTGCTTCGATATAACAGGATAACAGAGGTATCATTCGCATTTTCTCTTCCAAATTTCCCAAAGTAAACTGTCTAATAGGAAAATCCAAACCTCCTAGAGAGATAAGGTGTTTGGCATTTGCTAACCTTTCCTCCCTACCGAAAGTAGTAAGAAGCTTCTCCAATATAAGAAATGCAGTTTCGTTCCATTGCCTTGACTCATGTTTTTCTGAATTCCTAATTATTTGAGAGGCCAGAGCCAATAGATGACTACAATACTCCAATTTCCAACTGTCAATAATacgtttcaaaataaaattggtACACGGCACAGTCAGACATTCCAGAGCTTTTTTTGTTCCAGGACATGTTCTGTTTCCTTGATTAAACCATTCCCTGATAACTTCTTTCTCAAAGGTTTGTCCAGTCTCCAGTGTCACTGGTTCCTCAAATAACTTTCCAGAGAGAGGACAAATGAAGTCCTGAGGTATACTTGCAAAAAAGGATCCTTTACTAAAATATTCATAAGTTCCATATAACTCTGCATTGTGAGAAAGCAGCATTAACAGCAAATATACAAATTAATACACTGGGAGAATTATTACTCAAAACATGTTTCCTGTAGCTTACCTTCATAAGAAGCTGATACATTGATAGGCTGCATGGAAAGAGAAATGGCAGAAGAATGATCCGAGATAAATTAACAGGaaatattaaatgaaatatgtTTTAGAGTATTCAGTTGAATTGGTACCTCACTGGTGTGTGAAAAAGCGGAAACAGTTAGATCACCAGAATCCTCAGTTTGTGGCAGTTCAAAAACAGATTTTGCTAGGTTTTTCAGGATTAATTCATTTGCTTCTGTATGTGAAAATGTGTTTGGCATATGGCCATCTCCTGCAGGTTCTTGTTGTCCATTAGCGTTACTCCTGTCACTATTGATATCAGTTTCTGGAGAAGCATTTACTTTAATTAACTTCCAGTCTTCATTAGATGCTGATAAGAGCCCATGATCCTGCAGAAGCATTAATCAACTTATCATTATATCATGCAACCTTACATGGCACCAAGAGGTATTTTAAGATGCAATGAGTCATTCAATGTGCATTCAGCACAATAATTAGATGAAAAATAGTATCAAATTATAGGTTATGCATCAGCAATGAGGTACGTGCAATAGGTAAAGTCTTATACTTCCCGCTTATTTGCTGTCTAGTAATGTCCCTAGAATTACAGTAGGATATCACCTAAAGTTATTTCATGTATGTAAATGGTATGGAAAACGAGCAATTTACAGAAAAAAAAAGCATAATAAATAATGGAGAACATGAGGTTTCCTTACAGAAAGGATTGTGTTATTTTCATTCTTGCAGGCATAATTGTCTATGTCTTGATCCAAATATTTAACAATTTCTGAAGGGTATGTTAATGTTTCTTTGACTTCAACAGCAGAACCATTAGAGGACGTTGCAATATTATTGATGCTATTCGTCTCCCCATCATCTTCAACCTCATAAATTTCAGGTTTACTTGAATGGCCAAATACAGATTCATACAGCTTCTTACTAACCATTGGCTGAGGAGAGAAAAAATCAGAAGATGTACTTGGACCTGAAGAATGATCCTGTGAATCTGTCTGCTGATCTTCCTGAACAGACATGGAAGGGATATGTATAGAAGGAAGCGAAGGGGCTTCAACTCCCTCAGTGAGCCAGTCCTTGTAGTAAACTGCAAACTGGTAGGTACTGGAATCCAGAATTTCATTATAAACTTTGTCAAGAAGTTTAAGTTTTGTCATCTTGCCTGGTGTGTTCAGAAGAGAATCAGCTTCCTGATTATACCACCCCTTCAAATGAGAAAGATGTGGGGAAAAAAGGTAGTCCCACAGTTCAGTCAACAAAAGTGTTCGAGCTGGAAAGGGAGAGTCACAAAATACTTGCAAAAGATATTTAGCTGAAACCCTATCCTTCTTCTGTAGCTTATATATCACACTGAGGTAAAGATGAGCACATGCTGACAACCTGGAATATGGAGTTCCTGATGTATATCCGTCTTTCATAGCATTCGAGTTCAAACTTGTGATCATGCATAACTGAAGTGAAGCTTTTTTCAAATCCTTTGTGCTTGCAGCCTCCTCAGCAGCCTTTTCCACTATTTCAATTGCTTGTTCAAGATTGTTAATGACTTTGCTCTCAATTTTGTGGCCTTCTCCATTTTCCGTGAAACTAAGGGAAGAGAAACAATTGTGACGAAGCATACAGCGGAACTCCTCATCTTTCAGGAAACGCTTGATGTAACCATTTAAGATGGAGACCGTGGCTCTGACAGCAACTTCATCAAAAGCAAGTTTAGAAAACTGGAGTGAAAGATCCTCACGCTTCGATCCATGATCAACTTCAAAGTTCTTGGCATTCTTGGAACTTCTAATGGAACTGTCATGAGATGGATCAGGCTGTCTCATGCTTTTCTTATTGCTATCCCTAAGTGAAGTACATTTTAGCACATTTTCGTTAGAATTGCTACTAACTGTCTGATCTATTTTTATACTGCTTCCTTTCCTCTCTATGTATGTCTGTTTTTCCCTATTTCGTTCAGAGGATTTTTCGCTTCTCTCTGAGTTATATGCTTTATCAGAATATATATCCTTAACTCTCTCATCTTCTTCTATACCAATCTCAGTTATTTCACTATCCTCAATATCTTCTGAATTacgtgttttattattctggaTATCAGTTGAAACTCGATGGCCAAGTCTTTCCCAGGTCTCTGTCCTTGATTTTCCATCTATTTTTTCCCTTGAAACCAGATTATCCGTAGGTCTCCTTCTTGAGCTACTATCACTTGTCAATTCACCTCTCAAAATGTATCGAGAAACATCTGATCTGGTCCTCTCAGTCTTAATTCTATGGCTTAATAGACTTGATGGCGAATCGGCTTTGGATTTGTCTCGCTTAGGGTGGAGAGACTTAATTACAGCTTCTGCTCGGAATGAAGCTCTTGATGTCATCCCTGATCTTCTTCCTCTAAACCCTTCCTCTGCAAGAAGATCTTCCAAAGATGATGCCATTTCTTCTGACAACAGAATCTCCCTCCCTGTGAATTTGTACCAAAGGAGTAAGCAGCTCAATCCTATATCTTGTTATTGACAAATCACAGGCATGAAAATCAAGAATCATAGGACCTATCAGAAAAATCTTCAGATATGACACTTTTCTCTAACTTACAAATTTATCTTTTTCAGCTAATTTGAAAAATTTCCTACATTTACAATCGGAAAAAACATTTTCTTAGCTTGTTATTGAGAACTACAAATTCACTTAGTTAGAGATCTGAGAAGCCCACAATATGCCTTGGGCGATACTTCTTGATGAGCTTCATAAAAGGACACACTCATAGAAGAACCC
The genomic region above belongs to Manihot esculenta cultivar AM560-2 chromosome 3, M.esculenta_v8, whole genome shotgun sequence and contains:
- the LOC110610466 gene encoding putative E3 ubiquitin-protein ligase LIN-1 isoform X1, with protein sequence MALRGREILLSEEMASSLEDLLAEEGFRGRRSGMTSRASFRAEAVIKSLHPKRDKSKADSPSSLLSHRIKTERTRSDVSRYILRGELTSDSSSRRRPTDNLVSREKIDGKSRTETWERLGHRVSTDIQNNKTRNSEDIEDSEITEIGIEEDERVKDIYSDKAYNSERSEKSSERNREKQTYIERKGSSIKIDQTVSSNSNENVLKCTSLRDSNKKSMRQPDPSHDSSIRSSKNAKNFEVDHGSKREDLSLQFSKLAFDEVAVRATVSILNGYIKRFLKDEEFRCMLRHNCFSSLSFTENGEGHKIESKVINNLEQAIEIVEKAAEEAASTKDLKKASLQLCMITSLNSNAMKDGYTSGTPYSRLSACAHLYLSVIYKLQKKDRVSAKYLLQVFCDSPFPARTLLLTELWDYLFSPHLSHLKGWYNQEADSLLNTPGKMTKLKLLDKVYNEILDSSTYQFAVYYKDWLTEGVEAPSLPSIHIPSMSVQEDQQTDSQDHSSGPSTSSDFFSPQPMVSKKLYESVFGHSSKPEIYEVEDDGETNSINNIATSSNGSAVEVKETLTYPSEIVKYLDQDIDNYACKNENNTILSDHGLLSASNEDWKLIKVNASPETDINSDRSNANGQQEPAGDGHMPNTFSHTEANELILKNLAKSVFELPQTEDSGDLTVSAFSHTSEPINVSASYEELYGTYEYFSKGSFFASIPQDFICPLSGKLFEEPVTLETGQTFEKEVIREWFNQGNRTCPGTKKALECLTVPCTNFILKRIIDSWKLEYCSHLLALASQIIRNSEKHESRQWNETAFLILEKLLTTFGREERLANAKHLISLGGLDFPIRQFTLGNLEEKMRMIPLLSCYIEADGSCRNQIARKIDRQSLFDLLHSKQTNSRRNTVFLMTELCLSRRKDVKLFLSGWQNEEIMHTMHILLMYLQNSPPEQRPWVAVLLLHLDLLLLQVEPQKYSIYRDEAVDAIAGSLEDSLTDGKILKKSCTALLALGGRFSSSGKSLTESWMLKQAGFNDNYETNSKEDNLSLNEPFLLEDEETVDEWLRNLSTCLLGSGKKSFLEAISKCLASGNLELVKACLTTIACLSCSLPALSDAELHLSAFSALLSSLKESLENGRRIEHKVLASISLLNFSKIPECRVLLMTIAEEIAVPLGSLVEVTWTAKQLYAIISGECL
- the LOC110610466 gene encoding putative E3 ubiquitin-protein ligase LIN-1 isoform X3 produces the protein MASSLEDLLAEEGFRGRRSGMTSRASFRAEAVIKSLHPKRDKSKADSPSSLLSHRIKTERTRSDVSRYILRGELTSDSSSRRRPTDNLVSREKIDGKSRTETWERLGHRVSTDIQNNKTRNSEDIEDSEITEIGIEEDERVKDIYSDKAYNSERSEKSSERNREKQTYIERKGSSIKIDQTVSSNSNENVLKCTSLRDSNKKSMRQPDPSHDSSIRSSKNAKNFEVDHGSKREDLSLQFSKLAFDEVAVRATVSILNGYIKRFLKDEEFRCMLRHNCFSSLSFTENGEGHKIESKVINNLEQAIEIVEKAAEEAASTKDLKKASLQLCMITSLNSNAMKDGYTSGTPYSRLSACAHLYLSVIYKLQKKDRVSAKYLLQVFCDSPFPARTLLLTELWDYLFSPHLSHLKGWYNQEADSLLNTPGKMTKLKLLDKVYNEILDSSTYQFAVYYKDWLTEGVEAPSLPSIHIPSMSVQEDQQTDSQDHSSGPSTSSDFFSPQPMVSKKLYESVFGHSSKPEIYEVEDDGETNSINNIATSSNGSAVEVKETLTYPSEIVKYLDQDIDNYACKNENNTILSDHGLLSASNEDWKLIKVNASPETDINSDRSNANGQQEPAGDGHMPNTFSHTEANELILKNLAKSVFELPQTEDSGDLTVSAFSHTSEPINVSASYEELYGTYEYFSKGSFFASIPQDFICPLSGKLFEEPVTLETGQTFEKEVIREWFNQGNRTCPGTKKALECLTVPCTNFILKRIIDSWKLEYCSHLLALASQIIRNSEKHESRQWNETAFLILEKLLTTFGREERLANAKHLISLGGLDFPIRQFTLGNLEEKMRMIPLLSCYIEADGSCRNQIARKIDRQSLFDLLHSKQTNSRRNTVFLMTELCLSRRKDVKLFLSGWQNEEIMHTMHILLMYLQNSPPEQRPWVAVLLLHLDLLLLQVEPQKYSIYRDEAVDAIAGSLEDSLTDGKILKKSCTALLALGGRFSSSGKSLTESWMLKQAGFNDNYETNSKEDNLSLNEPFLLEDEETVDEWLRNLSTCLLGSGKKSFLEAISKCLASGNLELVKACLTTIACLSCSLPALSDAELHLSAFSALLSSLKESLENGRRIEHKVLASISLLNFSKIPECRVLLMTIAEEIAVPLGSLVEVTWTAKQLYAIISGECL
- the LOC110610466 gene encoding putative E3 ubiquitin-protein ligase LIN-1 isoform X2, whose protein sequence is MALRGREILLSEEMASSLEDLLAEEGFRGRRSGMTSRASFRAEAVIKSLHPKRDKSKADSPSSLLSHRIKTERTRSDVSRYILRGELTSDSSSRRRPTDNLVSREKIDGKSRTETWERLGHRVSTDIQNNKTRNSEDIEDSEITEIGIEEDERVKDIYSDKAYNSERSEKSSERNREKQTYIERKGSSIKIDQTVSSNSNENVLKCTSLRDSNKKSMRQPDPSHDSSIRSSKNAKNFEVDHGSKREDLSLQFSKLAFDEVAVRATVSILNGYIKRFLKDEEFRCMLRHNCFSSLSFTENGEGHKIESKVINNLEQAIEIVEKAAEEAASTKDLKKASLQLCMITSLNSNAMKDGYTSGTPYSRLSACAHLYLSVIYKLQKKDRVSAKYLLQVFCDSPFPARTLLLTELWDYLFSPHLSHLKGWYNQEADSLLNTPGKMTKLKLLDKVYNEILDSSTYQFAVYYKDWLTEGVEAPSLPSIHIPSMSVQEDQQTDSQDHSSGPSTSSDFFSPQPMVSKKLYESVFGHSSKPEIYEVEDDGETNSINNIATSSNGSAVEVKETLTYPSEIVKYLDQDIDNYACKNENNTILSDHGLLSASNEDWKLIKVNASPETDINSDRSNANGQQEPAGDGHMPNTFSHTEANELILKNLAKSVFELPQTEDSGDLTVSAFSHTSEPINVSASYEELYGTYEYFSKGSFFASIPQDFICPLSGKLFEEPVTLETGQTFEKEVIREWFNQGNRTCPGTKKALECLTVPCTNFILKRIIDSWKLEYCSHLLALASQIIRNSEKHESRQWNETAFLILEKLLTTFGREERLANAKHLISLGGLDFPIRQFTLGNLEEKMRMIPLLSCYIEADGSCRNQIARKIDRQSLFDLLHSKQTNSRRNTVFLMTELCLSRRKDVKLFLSGWQNEEIMHTMHILLMYLQNSPPEQRPWVAVLLLHLDLLVEPQKYSIYRDEAVDAIAGSLEDSLTDGKILKKSCTALLALGGRFSSSGKSLTESWMLKQAGFNDNYETNSKEDNLSLNEPFLLEDEETVDEWLRNLSTCLLGSGKKSFLEAISKCLASGNLELVKACLTTIACLSCSLPALSDAELHLSAFSALLSSLKESLENGRRIEHKVLASISLLNFSKIPECRVLLMTIAEEIAVPLGSLVEVTWTAKQLYAIISGECL
- the LOC110610466 gene encoding putative E3 ubiquitin-protein ligase LIN-1 isoform X4 encodes the protein MALRGREILLSEEMASSLEDLLAEEGFRGRRSGMTSRASFRAEAVIKSLHPKRDKSKADSPSSLLSHRIKTERTRSDVSRYILRGELTSDSSSRRRPTDNLVSREKIDGKSRTETWERLGHRVSTDIQNNKTRNSEDIEDSEITEIGIEEDERVKDIYSDKAYNSERSEKSSERNREKQTYIERKGSSIKIDQTVSSNSNENVLKCTSLRDSNKKSMRQPDPSHDSSIRSSKNAKNFEVDHGSKREDLSLQFSKLAFDEVAVRATVSILNGYIKRFLKDEEFRCMLRHNCFSSLSFTENGEGHKIESKVINNLEQAIEIVEKAAEEAASTKDLKKASLQLCMITSLNSNAMKDGYTSGTPYSRLSACAHLYLSVIYKLQKKDRVSAKYLLQVFCDSPFPARTLLLTELWDYLFSPHLSHLKGWYNQEADSLLNTPGKMTKLKLLDKVYNEILDSSTYQFAVYYKDWLTEGVEAPSLPSIHIPSMSVQEDQQTDSQDHSSGPSTSSDFFSPQPMDHGLLSASNEDWKLIKVNASPETDINSDRSNANGQQEPAGDGHMPNTFSHTEANELILKNLAKSVFELPQTEDSGDLTVSAFSHTSEPINVSASYEELYGTYEYFSKGSFFASIPQDFICPLSGKLFEEPVTLETGQTFEKEVIREWFNQGNRTCPGTKKALECLTVPCTNFILKRIIDSWKLEYCSHLLALASQIIRNSEKHESRQWNETAFLILEKLLTTFGREERLANAKHLISLGGLDFPIRQFTLGNLEEKMRMIPLLSCYIEADGSCRNQIARKIDRQSLFDLLHSKQTNSRRNTVFLMTELCLSRRKDVKLFLSGWQNEEIMHTMHILLMYLQNSPPEQRPWVAVLLLHLDLLLLQVEPQKYSIYRDEAVDAIAGSLEDSLTDGKILKKSCTALLALGGRFSSSGKSLTESWMLKQAGFNDNYETNSKEDNLSLNEPFLLEDEETVDEWLRNLSTCLLGSGKKSFLEAISKCLASGNLELVKACLTTIACLSCSLPALSDAELHLSAFSALLSSLKESLENGRRIEHKVLASISLLNFSKIPECRVLLMTIAEEIAVPLGSLVEVTWTAKQLYAIISGECL